From a region of the Candidatus Eisenbacteria bacterium genome:
- a CDS encoding ZIP family metal transporter has protein sequence MNALLLSLAALCSTFAGGLFALKFRDRLHLILGFTAGVLLGVVSFDILPELFGLAAEHALDPVGPMIAMVVGFLFFHSVEKLTAIHHAQEAQYADHHHPRVGVYSALALIGHSFMDGVGIGLGFQVSTAVGAIVALAVIAHDFADGLNTVGLMLAHRNTTRRSVLMLALDALAPVVGVASTLFLEVPPAILTLYLGFFAGFLLCIGAADILPEAHSQQSSGLTIVLTCLGAAFILFVTRIMG, from the coding sequence ATGAACGCCCTGCTCCTCTCGCTGGCGGCGCTCTGCTCGACATTCGCAGGGGGCCTGTTCGCGTTGAAGTTCCGCGACCGCCTGCACCTGATCCTCGGTTTCACGGCCGGCGTGCTGCTGGGAGTCGTCAGCTTCGACATCCTGCCAGAGCTGTTCGGTCTCGCGGCGGAGCACGCGCTCGATCCGGTCGGGCCAATGATCGCGATGGTCGTCGGGTTCCTGTTCTTTCACAGCGTCGAAAAGCTTACCGCCATTCATCACGCTCAGGAGGCGCAGTACGCCGATCACCATCATCCGCGGGTCGGGGTGTACTCGGCGCTGGCGCTGATCGGCCACAGCTTCATGGACGGCGTCGGGATCGGCCTCGGGTTCCAGGTTTCCACGGCCGTCGGTGCGATCGTCGCCTTGGCGGTGATCGCCCACGACTTCGCCGACGGGCTCAACACCGTCGGCCTCATGCTGGCGCACCGCAACACCACTCGTCGGTCGGTGCTGATGCTGGCTCTCGATGCGCTCGCACCGGTCGTCGGTGTGGCGTCGACGCTGTTCCTCGAGGTGCCGCCGGCCATTCTGACTCTGTACCTCGGGTTCTTCGCCGGCTTCCTGCTGTGCATCGGCGCCGCGGACATCCTGCCCGAGGCGCACTCCCAGCAGAGCTCGGGCCTCACGATCGTGCTGACGTGCCTTGGCGCCGCGTTCATCCTCTTCGTGACGCGGATCATGGGGTGA